One segment of Toxotes jaculatrix isolate fToxJac2 chromosome 8, fToxJac2.pri, whole genome shotgun sequence DNA contains the following:
- the sim1a gene encoding single-minded homolog 1-A, with the protein MKEKSKNAARTRREKENSEFYELAKLLPLPSAITSQLDKASIIRLTTSYLKMRIVFPEGLGESWGHVSRSSSLDGVSQELGSHLLQTLDGFIFVVAPDGKIMYISETASVHLGLSQVELTGNSIYEYIHPADHDEMTAVLTAHQPYHSHFVQEYEMERSFFLRMKCVLAKRNAGLTCGGYKVIHCSGYLKIRQYSLDMSPFDGCYQNVGLVAVGHSLPPSAVTEIKLHSNMFMFRASLDMKLIFLDSRVAELTGYEPQDLIEKTLYHHVHSCDSFHLRCAHHLLLVKGQVTTKYYRFLAKQGGWVWVQSYATIVHNSRSSRPHCIVSVNYVLTETEYKGLQLSLDQATSKASFPYSSSSTASGLMDNCRTPKSKVSRLKTKARLSPYTQYPSFQTERSESDQDSPWGSSPLTDSASPQLLEQSEGLDASCVYRQFTDPRTLCYSPSEEQHHTHLHTHGQGQRCERGRCEAGRYFLGAPPPSSNVLWGTTRSILPISKSSTESHDGYDSSMPHITAIHSYNGQGHWDEDSVVSSPDAGSASDSGDRYRADHYRCSPQEPSKIETLIRATQQMIKEEESRLQLRKGPPDSPLGPANGLPKGPGPCFTPEYTQGSLPLQSVVCRGLSQVISPANSPAPLSRLSSPGSERLHKPKDYLQTELSPFSLPLHHPFGRSGPCSASPTLAPALYPSHTHPRPYLDKHTAYSLTGYALEHLYDPESLRGYCTSASTGPTHYDMTPHLRIPAEQTPGHKGTSVIITNSS; encoded by the exons ATGAAGGAGAAATCTAAAAATGCTGCCCGGACTCGACGGGAAAAGGAAAATAGTGAATTTTACGAACTGGCCAAGCTGTTGCCGCTGCCCTCAGCCATCACCTCCCAGCTGGATAAAGCCTCCATCATCCGGCTGACAACAAGCTACCTGAAGATGAGAATAGTCTTTCCAGAAG GCCTCGGGGAGTCCTGGGGTCATGTGAGTCGTAGTAGTTCTCTGGATGGAGTCAGCCAGGAATTAGGCTCCCATCTCTTACAG ACGTTAGATGGTTTCATTTTTGTGGTCGCTCCAGACGGGAAAATAATGTACATATCAGAAACCGCATCAGTCCACTTGGGTCTGTCGCAG GTAGAgttgacaggaaacagcatttACGAATACATCCATCCAGCAGACCACGATGAAATGACGGCCGTCCTCACTGCACACCAGCCTTACCATTCACACTTTGTTCAAG AGTATGAGATGGAACGCTCCTTCTTTCTCAGAATGAAATGTGTCCTTGCAAAAAGAAATGCTGGTCTCACCTGTGGAGGCTACAAG GTGATCCACTGTAGTGGCTACCTGAAGATCCGTCAGTACAGCCTGGACATGTCCCCATTTGACGGCTGCTATCAGAACGTTGGACTAGTGGCTGTGGGTCACTCGTTGCCGCCCAGCGCTGTCACTGAGATCAAACTGCACAGCAACATGTTCATGTTCAGAGCCAGCCTGGACATGAAGCTCATCTTCCTCGACTCGCG gGTTGCAGAGCTGACAGGCTACGAGCCTCAGGATCTAATAGAGAAGACGCTCTATCATCATGTCCACAGCTGTGACTCCTTCCACCTGCGCTGTGCTCATCACTTGT TGCTCGTCAAAGGTCAGGTCACCACTAAGTATTACCGTTTCTTAGCCAAGCAAGGCGGCTGGGTCTGGGTTCAGAGCTATGCAACCATTGTGCACAACAGCCGCTCGTCCAGACCTCACTGCATCGTCAGCGTCAACTACGTTCTCAC GGAGACGGAGTATAAAGGCCTGCAGCTTTCTCTGGACCAGGCTACTTCCAAGGCCTCTTTCccctacagcagcagcagcaccgccAGCGGCCTCATGGACAACTGCAGAACTCCCAAGAGCAAAGTGTCCCGGCTCAAGACCAAAGCTCGACTGTCACCATACACACAG TATCCTAGTTTCCAGACAGAGCGCTCAGAGTCGGACCAGGACAGTCCATGGGGCAGCAGCCCCCTCACTGACTCAGCCTCCCCTCAGCTGCTGGAGCAGAGTGAAGGCCTGGATGCCTCCTGTGTGTACAGGCAGTTCACCGATCCTCGCACACTCTGCTACAGCCCGTCTGAAGAGCAGCATCACACGCACCTCCACACACATGGTCAAGGTCAGCGTTGCGAGCGGGGTCGGTGTGAGGCGGGCCGATATTTTCTAGGAGCACCTCCGCCCAGCAGCAACGTGTTGTGGGGCACCACACGGTCCATTCTACCAATAAGCAAGAGCTCCACGGAGAGCCACGACGGATATGACAGCAGCATGCCGCACATCACAGCCATCCACAGCTACAATG GCCAGGGACACTGGGATGAGGACAGTGTGGTCAGCTCTCCAGACGCAGGCTCGGCCAGTGACTCAGGGGATCGGTACCGAGCTGACCACTACCGCTGCAGCCCGCAGGAGCCTAGCAAGATTGAGACGCTGATCCGAGCCACACAGCAGATGATCAAGGAAGAAGAAAGTCGACTTCAGCTGCGCAAGGGCCCTCCAGATTCCCCACTGGGACCAGCCAATGGACTGCCCAAGGGCCCTGGTCCATGCTTCACTCCCGAGTATACTCAAGGGTCCCTGCCACTACAGTCTGTGGTGTGTCGAGGGCTAAGTCAGGTGATCAGCCCTGCCAATAGCCCCGCCCCCCTATCCAGGCTTAGCAGTCCAGGGTCTGAGCGCCTGCACAAGCCCAAAGACTACCTCCAGACAGAACTGTCCCCCTTTTCTTTGCCATTACACCACCCATTTGGTCGGTCGGGCCCATGCTCAGCTTCTCCAACCCTGGCCCCGGCCCTCtacccctcccacacacaccctcGGCCCTATTTGGATAAGCATACAGCCTACTCCCTGACAGGCTACGCCCTGGAGCACCTCTATGACCCGGAGAGCCTCCGGGGCTATTGCACCTCGGCCAGCACCGGCCCCACCCACTATGATATGACCCCACACCTCCGCATACCAGCAGAGCAGACCCCTGGACACAAAGGCACCTCTGTCATTATCACCAACAGCAGCTAA